Below is a genomic region from Deinococcus misasensis DSM 22328.
GAGGCGTCCAGTACACCTGTGAGGCCTATCAACAGGCGCTACAGAGCCTCCAGGCCACGTGCAGCATGAGTCGGAAGGGGAATTGTTGGGACAATGCGGTGGTGGAAAGTTTCTTCGCTACCCTGAAGTTAGAGTTGGCTTTGCACCGATCCATTGGCAACAGAGAAGAGACGTGTAGGACTGTCTTTTCTTGGGTAGAAGGCTGGTATAACCGTCGTCGCCTGCATTCGTCCCTGGGGTTCTGCTCCCCGGTGGAATTTGAGGAGCAGCAGTGTGGCTGAACTACATGTCAACAAAGGTGTTGCAATTTCACTGAAGTAAAACCACCGTTATCACTACCAATTTGCACCTGATTGGTCAGTGTGGTTTGAGTCATACTCGGAGCGGTACTTCCGGTTCCCACTGCGAAAAATGAACGCCATTCACCATACATT
It encodes:
- a CDS encoding integrase core domain-containing protein yields the protein MSRKGNCWDNAVVESFFATLKLELALHRSIGNREETCRTVFSWVEGWYNRRRLHSSLGFCSPVEFEEQQCG